Proteins encoded within one genomic window of Halocatena marina:
- a CDS encoding winged helix-turn-helix domain-containing protein, whose translation MSGSDPSQLLVDRAALLRQLDSEPKDTEELQTAVGLSSSTINRAVCKLEKTGYVEQVDDHYQTTLTGRLALKSYEQFTTTMDTINKSTDLLGALGSDAQIAPAVLADAEVLRTTRDSARVPIDRSAALLSEADQVRTVLSTISTPHLNLYYEQVVDGTSVSIIVSPSLIEQLVTEYYDPLTEVISTGQIELRQATEETSFGLTIVESASHTAVELRVYGSEGLRGVIINDSHKAITWANTYFENEWNDALSMQTLG comes from the coding sequence ATGAGTGGATCAGATCCATCGCAGCTGCTCGTCGATCGAGCAGCGCTCCTCCGACAGCTCGATTCCGAGCCGAAAGACACGGAGGAACTCCAGACGGCAGTTGGTTTGTCATCATCGACGATTAACCGAGCCGTCTGTAAACTCGAAAAAACGGGATATGTCGAACAGGTTGATGATCACTATCAGACGACACTAACCGGCCGACTTGCGCTCAAATCGTACGAACAGTTTACAACAACGATGGATACAATCAACAAGTCTACAGACCTTCTCGGCGCACTCGGGTCAGACGCACAGATCGCGCCGGCAGTTCTCGCAGATGCAGAGGTTCTTCGTACGACGCGAGATTCGGCGCGCGTTCCCATCGATCGAAGCGCAGCGCTGCTCTCGGAGGCAGACCAGGTCCGAACTGTTCTATCGACGATCTCGACACCACACCTCAATTTGTACTACGAGCAGGTTGTGGACGGAACCAGTGTATCAATCATCGTTTCTCCGTCACTTATCGAACAACTCGTCACCGAATACTACGATCCGCTAACAGAAGTGATCAGTACTGGACAAATCGAGCTCAGACAGGCTACCGAGGAAACATCGTTTGGGCTGACAATCGTCGAATCAGCTTCCCATACCGCCGTTGAGCTTCGAGTGTATGGATCGGAAGGCCTTCGCGGAGTCATCATCAACGACTCACACAAAGCCATCACGTGGGCAAATACATATTTTGAAAATGAATGGAACGACGCATTATCGATGCAGACGCTGGGATAA
- a CDS encoding PRC-barrel domain-containing protein, which produces MESEPKSREITALIDHDVYSASGTFIGQVEDLKLDLDTEAVTGLALGNINEELFRDYVADRRGIIVPYRWVRSVGDIVIVNDTIDRLKESDDGNNDTVE; this is translated from the coding sequence ATGGAGTCCGAGCCGAAATCACGGGAGATTACGGCCCTCATCGATCACGATGTATATTCGGCCAGCGGGACGTTCATCGGACAAGTCGAGGATCTCAAACTAGACCTCGACACAGAAGCAGTAACTGGACTCGCGCTGGGAAACATCAACGAAGAATTATTTCGAGACTACGTTGCTGATAGACGAGGTATCATCGTTCCTTACCGATGGGTTCGGTCTGTTGGCGATATTGTTATTGTCAATGATACTATCGACCGACTCAAAGAATCTGACGATGGAAACAACGATACTGTAGAATAA
- a CDS encoding DHH family phosphoesterase, with product MSTAITMASMSTYAILGCGSVGHAVAEELEREDKDVLILDMDEGRVEALRDQDLDARTADIRDQAVAESIADRDVVLIMSSDVDANKAAVKNLREQSGDRYIVVRASDPVSADEFTELGADVVINPSSVIADSALRALESGELEYKTEKLVDTIDSTNTRMAIVTHRQPNPDAIAGAVALQAIASDRGIESDVIYDGEMSLQENRAFVNLLEIDLVSQAEVVLDSYDTIALVNHAHATDPLVDGVVDIYIDHAEPSFEIEASFSDIRSNISSTSTILTKYLQVLDLTVSEEVATALLYGIRAETLDFKRDTTPADLTAAAYLYPFADHDTLEQVEAPSMSPETLDVLAEAIHNREVKGSHLVTNAGFVRDRDALGQAAQRLLNLEGITTSAVFAITEDAIQLAARSKDIRMNIGSVLDDAFGDMGEAAGHSTDASATIPLGIFTGIETSEENRDTLLSLVEEAVRTKLFEALGVETSDGNGS from the coding sequence ATGAGCACCGCCATTACGATGGCGTCGATGTCTACTTACGCGATTCTTGGCTGTGGGAGTGTCGGTCACGCCGTCGCGGAGGAACTCGAACGAGAGGACAAAGATGTCCTTATTCTCGATATGGACGAGGGACGCGTCGAAGCACTCCGGGATCAGGATCTCGACGCTCGAACGGCTGATATCCGCGATCAAGCGGTCGCCGAATCCATCGCCGACCGGGATGTCGTCCTCATCATGTCCTCCGATGTGGACGCGAATAAGGCAGCGGTGAAAAATCTCCGAGAACAGAGTGGGGACCGGTATATCGTCGTCCGCGCATCAGATCCAGTCTCCGCCGATGAGTTCACCGAGCTTGGCGCAGACGTTGTCATCAATCCGTCCTCTGTTATTGCTGATTCCGCACTTCGTGCACTCGAATCCGGGGAACTCGAATACAAGACTGAAAAGCTCGTCGACACCATCGACAGCACGAACACTCGAATGGCGATCGTAACTCATCGCCAACCAAATCCGGATGCCATCGCTGGTGCGGTCGCCTTACAGGCTATTGCATCAGATCGTGGTATCGAATCTGACGTGATCTACGATGGCGAGATGTCGCTTCAAGAAAATCGTGCGTTCGTGAACCTACTTGAGATCGATCTCGTCTCGCAAGCAGAGGTCGTTCTCGATAGCTACGATACGATCGCGCTCGTTAACCATGCACACGCCACTGATCCACTGGTGGATGGTGTCGTCGATATCTATATCGATCACGCCGAACCATCGTTCGAGATCGAGGCGTCGTTCTCCGACATCCGCTCTAATATCTCGTCCACTTCGACGATTCTGACGAAGTATCTACAGGTGCTCGATCTCACTGTCTCCGAAGAAGTCGCAACGGCACTCCTGTACGGTATTCGAGCGGAAACACTCGATTTCAAACGCGATACGACGCCAGCGGATCTCACCGCCGCGGCGTATCTCTATCCGTTTGCTGATCACGACACGCTGGAACAAGTCGAGGCACCGAGTATGAGTCCCGAGACGCTCGATGTACTCGCAGAAGCCATTCACAATCGAGAGGTGAAAGGCAGTCATCTCGTTACGAACGCTGGGTTTGTCCGCGACCGCGATGCACTCGGACAAGCCGCACAGCGCCTTCTCAACCTCGAAGGAATCACGACGAGCGCCGTCTTTGCTATCACCGAAGACGCGATTCAACTGGCCGCCCGGTCGAAGGATATCCGCATGAATATCGGTTCCGTCCTCGATGATGCCTTCGGAGACATGGGCGAGGCAGCAGGCCACTCGACAGACGCCAGCGCGACGATCCCACTTGGTATCTTTACTGGTATCGAAACGAGCGAAGAGAACCGCGATACGCTTCTCTCTCTCGTCGAAGAAGCAGTTCGAACCAAACTGTTCGAAGCACTTGGTGTCGAAACGAGCGACGGAAACGGATCGTAA
- the guaB gene encoding IMP dehydrogenase → MAKVPQDQSFLEKLQVPEALTFDDVLLRPMESHVEPDDADTQTRVSKNVTLSIPILSAAMDTVTGSEMAIEMARQGGLGVLHRNMPIEETVQAIDRIKRADELIIRDVVTATPEQTVHEVDQMMDSEGVSGAPVVDDDGVVLGIISGTDIRPYLEVGERDEVREAMTDEVITASDGVTAREALELMYEHKIERVPIVDEAGILTGLVTMQGILQRREYDEAARDDADYLRVGVAVGPFEDDRAVAADDAGVDVIFIDCAHAHNRNVIESARDIKSMVDADVVVGNIGTADAAETLVDFADGLKVGIGPGSICTTRVVSGAGIPQITAIADVADVAAAADVPVIADGGIRYSGDAIKAIAAGADAVMLGSYFAGTDEAPGRVVTMNGKKYKQYRGMGSVGAMQSGSGDRYLKEASDDEEFVPEGVEAATPYKGSLESELYQLVGGMQSGMGYVGAESIDEFKARAEFVRVSSAGQTEGHPHDVVITDEAPNYKPRE, encoded by the coding sequence ATGGCGAAGGTTCCTCAGGATCAGTCCTTTCTGGAGAAGCTGCAAGTACCGGAAGCGTTGACGTTTGACGACGTTCTGTTGCGTCCGATGGAGAGTCACGTCGAGCCGGATGACGCCGACACGCAAACGCGCGTCTCGAAGAACGTCACGCTGTCCATTCCGATTCTGTCTGCAGCGATGGATACCGTCACCGGGAGTGAGATGGCGATTGAGATGGCTCGACAGGGCGGACTCGGTGTGCTCCATCGAAACATGCCCATCGAAGAAACGGTCCAAGCAATCGACCGGATCAAGCGTGCGGACGAGCTCATTATTCGAGACGTGGTAACTGCCACACCTGAGCAAACCGTTCACGAAGTCGATCAGATGATGGACTCCGAGGGCGTTAGTGGTGCCCCTGTTGTCGATGATGACGGTGTCGTCCTCGGTATTATCTCTGGAACGGACATCCGACCGTATCTCGAAGTCGGTGAACGGGATGAGGTACGGGAAGCGATGACTGACGAAGTCATCACGGCAAGCGACGGTGTCACCGCACGAGAGGCGCTCGAACTCATGTACGAGCACAAAATCGAACGCGTCCCGATCGTCGACGAAGCGGGAATACTCACTGGACTCGTCACGATGCAGGGAATTCTCCAACGACGCGAGTACGATGAGGCCGCTCGTGACGACGCAGACTATCTCCGTGTCGGTGTCGCCGTCGGTCCGTTCGAAGATGACCGCGCAGTCGCCGCTGACGATGCTGGTGTGGACGTGATCTTCATCGACTGTGCGCACGCACACAACCGCAATGTCATCGAGAGTGCCCGCGACATCAAATCGATGGTCGATGCCGACGTTGTTGTCGGTAACATCGGCACTGCGGATGCTGCTGAGACGCTCGTCGACTTTGCGGATGGGTTGAAAGTGGGGATCGGACCTGGCAGCATCTGTACGACCCGTGTTGTCAGCGGAGCCGGGATTCCACAGATCACCGCGATTGCCGATGTCGCCGATGTTGCCGCCGCTGCCGACGTTCCGGTTATCGCGGACGGCGGAATCCGCTACTCTGGCGATGCGATCAAAGCCATCGCCGCTGGCGCGGACGCTGTTATGCTCGGATCGTACTTCGCAGGGACGGATGAAGCACCTGGGCGTGTCGTGACCATGAACGGCAAGAAGTACAAGCAGTACCGTGGCATGGGAAGCGTCGGCGCGATGCAGTCCGGAAGCGGAGATCGGTACCTGAAAGAGGCGAGCGATGACGAGGAGTTCGTCCCAGAAGGCGTCGAGGCCGCGACACCCTACAAGGGAAGCCTCGAAAGTGAACTGTATCAGCTCGTCGGTGGGATGCAGTCCGGAATGGGCTACGTTGGAGCCGAATCCATTGATGAATTCAAAGCCCGCGCTGAGTTCGTGCGTGTCTCCTCCGCCGGACAGACCGAAGGCCATCCACACGACGTCGTCATCACCGACGAAGCACCAAATTACAAACCAAGAGAGTAA
- a CDS encoding S9 family peptidase has protein sequence MSELALDDLYDLTAITDLALSPDGERVAFVADEFDSQADKRRHSLFVAPSDGRKEPYRLTRASGASSPKWSPDGTKLGFLAARECDTALRVGVSDENDEEDADTADADDEPKTQVWIFDLARGGDAQQVTTRDEGVREFDWEPDGERLVISARDPTEDERETLERRRDDGPIEIERLQHKADGVGWLDSVRTYLFVVDIETGDETRIDTAYGAGTYEPLMGLQPAWGPSDRIAFLSNRTEQPDDSAVYDVFTVAPDGGDLRQLTDSDLRITQPSWSPDGERLAFVGGHPTNWYRPTEVYITETDGEYESITAGLDRTVAWNGSPDWIDDETLLAAIGDEARSRLIRCHVNGDPAERIFEEQSEYSTISTFSASSSASESGSDIALVRTAPDATRNVFTTNSDFDELTPVTDMNAAFEDRELPQCKRVHFESGTEDSPETENGSIEGLAFLPATFDLDNPDTHPLVVSIHGGPMSYDTPAFNFGRTYWTSQGYVVLCVNYRGSTSYGRAFSEQLRGTRGELESEDIINGVEHLVDRGWVDPDRLFVTGFSYGGITTAHVVARTDQFAAAAPEHGIYDLYSMFGTDDNHLWAEDEFGLPWENIDQYREYSSITRVGEMNTPLLITAGENDWRCPPTQAEQLYVSVKKRGVPSKLVVYQNEHHNVDSPERAIHRLQTIEQWFNKHDPDHETGTETEP, from the coding sequence ATGAGCGAACTTGCGCTCGACGACCTCTACGACCTCACGGCCATAACAGATCTCGCGCTCTCCCCTGACGGTGAGCGTGTGGCGTTCGTTGCCGATGAATTCGATTCCCAAGCGGACAAACGGAGACATTCGCTGTTCGTCGCTCCCAGTGATGGACGGAAAGAGCCATATCGCCTGACGCGTGCTTCAGGCGCAAGTAGCCCGAAATGGAGCCCGGACGGAACGAAGCTCGGATTTCTCGCTGCTCGGGAGTGCGATACGGCCTTGCGCGTCGGAGTGTCCGACGAGAACGACGAAGAGGACGCAGACACTGCTGATGCAGATGATGAGCCAAAGACACAAGTCTGGATCTTCGACCTCGCGCGCGGCGGTGACGCACAGCAGGTGACCACTCGTGACGAAGGGGTTCGGGAGTTCGACTGGGAACCTGATGGTGAGCGACTCGTAATTAGTGCGCGTGATCCAACCGAAGACGAGCGCGAGACACTCGAACGGAGGCGGGACGACGGACCAATCGAGATCGAGCGTCTCCAGCACAAGGCAGACGGCGTCGGTTGGCTTGATAGTGTCCGAACGTATCTGTTCGTCGTTGATATCGAGACAGGCGATGAAACACGGATTGACACTGCCTACGGAGCAGGCACCTACGAACCGCTCATGGGACTCCAGCCCGCGTGGGGTCCCTCGGATCGGATTGCTTTTCTCTCGAATCGGACCGAGCAGCCCGATGACTCCGCAGTCTATGACGTATTCACAGTCGCTCCAGACGGAGGCGATCTGCGACAACTAACCGATTCGGATCTTCGAATCACCCAGCCATCCTGGAGTCCAGACGGTGAGCGACTCGCATTCGTCGGTGGACATCCGACGAACTGGTACCGGCCAACAGAAGTGTACATCACAGAGACCGACGGAGAGTACGAATCGATCACGGCTGGTCTCGACCGAACGGTCGCGTGGAACGGCAGCCCCGACTGGATCGACGACGAGACACTTCTCGCAGCAATCGGTGATGAAGCGAGATCACGACTGATCCGCTGTCACGTCAACGGAGATCCAGCCGAACGCATCTTCGAAGAGCAGAGCGAGTACAGCACGATCTCCACCTTCAGTGCAAGTTCCAGTGCGTCAGAGAGCGGTAGCGACATCGCTCTCGTCCGAACTGCACCTGATGCGACACGGAACGTATTCACCACGAACAGCGACTTCGACGAGTTGACTCCTGTTACCGATATGAACGCCGCGTTCGAAGACAGGGAACTACCCCAGTGTAAGCGCGTCCACTTCGAGAGCGGAACAGAAGATTCTCCGGAAACAGAAAACGGATCAATTGAAGGCCTCGCGTTCCTCCCCGCCACATTCGATCTCGATAATCCCGACACGCACCCCCTTGTCGTGAGCATCCACGGTGGGCCGATGTCGTACGATACGCCTGCGTTCAATTTCGGTCGGACGTATTGGACGAGTCAGGGGTACGTCGTCCTCTGTGTGAACTACCGTGGAAGCACCTCTTATGGTCGAGCGTTCTCCGAACAGCTACGCGGGACGCGCGGAGAGCTTGAGAGCGAAGACATCATCAACGGCGTCGAGCACCTCGTGGATCGAGGATGGGTCGATCCCGACCGACTGTTCGTTACGGGCTTTTCGTACGGTGGTATCACGACCGCCCACGTCGTTGCTCGCACTGACCAGTTCGCAGCCGCGGCACCCGAGCACGGCATCTACGATTTATACTCGATGTTCGGAACGGACGACAACCATCTCTGGGCCGAGGATGAGTTCGGTCTCCCGTGGGAGAACATCGATCAATACCGCGAATATTCGAGCATCACGCGCGTCGGTGAGATGAACACGCCACTGCTCATCACGGCCGGCGAGAACGACTGGCGCTGTCCACCGACGCAAGCCGAACAGCTCTATGTGAGCGTCAAAAAACGCGGCGTCCCTTCGAAGCTCGTCGTCTACCAGAACGAGCACCACAACGTAGATTCCCCCGAACGAGCCATCCATCGACTCCAAACCATCGAGCAGTGGTTTAACAAGCACGATCCGGATCACGAGACAGGAACAGAAACAGAACCCTGA
- the udk gene encoding uridine kinase: MAKPSFVIGIAGGTGAGKTAVAREVGDTVGEAVTIIPLDNYYRDLTHLPMDEREQVNYDHPSAFEWDLLTEHVEILLGGDAVEMPQYDFTVHNRKDERVVVAPTDIIIVEGILSLFEDRLRELYDLCVYVQTDADVRILRRIQRDVIERDRDLEGVMNQYLTTVKPMHEQFIEPSKKHADIIIPEGLNRSAVDLLIKKVHAETRANGPDSENGTESEATETNVQH, encoded by the coding sequence ATGGCTAAACCCTCGTTCGTGATTGGAATCGCTGGTGGGACGGGCGCGGGAAAGACCGCTGTCGCGCGTGAGGTTGGCGATACTGTTGGCGAGGCTGTGACGATTATTCCACTCGACAACTACTATCGTGATCTCACACATCTCCCGATGGATGAGCGTGAACAGGTGAACTACGACCACCCCTCTGCATTCGAGTGGGATCTACTCACTGAGCACGTCGAGATCCTCCTTGGTGGTGATGCTGTTGAGATGCCGCAGTACGATTTCACGGTCCATAATCGTAAAGACGAGCGCGTGGTAGTCGCACCGACAGACATCATTATCGTCGAAGGAATCCTCTCGCTGTTCGAAGATCGTCTACGTGAACTGTACGACCTCTGCGTGTACGTCCAAACTGACGCCGACGTGCGCATCCTTCGGCGAATTCAACGTGATGTCATCGAACGCGATCGTGATCTCGAAGGCGTCATGAATCAGTATCTCACGACGGTGAAACCGATGCACGAGCAGTTCATCGAACCGTCCAAAAAACACGCAGACATCATTATTCCCGAGGGACTCAACCGCAGCGCGGTTGATCTTCTCATCAAGAAAGTTCACGCAGAGACGCGTGCAAACGGACCTGACTCTGAGAATGGAACTGAAAGCGAAGCAACTGAAACCAACGTCCAACACTGA
- a CDS encoding AsnC family transcriptional regulator, whose protein sequence is MRTLDETDFTILRLLTENARRPYSEIAEHVDMSSPSVSERISRLQDLGVVRRFTVDLDRSKLSGGVPVLVDLSVQPEAVERVRASLSAADSVEHVFTTAEAHILFQGRIPDGTVRTFLTETIELEDITEYNVILLTDVDWTPHTGGTELALTCAQCGNTVDEDGETVTLDEERYYLCCPSCKQQFEQQYERLRADAVD, encoded by the coding sequence ATGAGAACGCTCGATGAGACGGATTTCACTATTCTGCGCCTCCTCACTGAAAACGCTCGTCGACCGTACAGTGAGATCGCCGAACACGTCGATATGAGTTCACCGTCAGTCTCAGAACGCATCAGTCGACTTCAGGATCTTGGAGTTGTTCGGCGGTTCACGGTCGATCTCGATCGTTCAAAGTTGAGCGGTGGAGTTCCCGTTCTCGTGGATCTCTCAGTTCAGCCAGAGGCCGTCGAACGGGTTCGTGCGTCGCTTTCCGCAGCCGACAGCGTCGAACACGTCTTCACGACTGCCGAAGCACACATACTGTTTCAAGGACGAATACCGGACGGAACTGTTCGTACGTTTCTCACAGAAACAATTGAACTCGAGGACATCACGGAATACAACGTGATTCTCCTGACTGATGTAGACTGGACGCCACACACCGGCGGGACCGAACTTGCACTCACGTGTGCACAGTGTGGAAACACCGTTGACGAGGACGGAGAGACAGTGACTCTCGATGAAGAACGCTACTATCTCTGCTGTCCATCGTGCAAACAGCAGTTCGAACAACAGTACGAACGACTGCGCGCTGACGCAGTTGACTGA
- a CDS encoding BadF/BadG/BcrA/BcrD ATPase family protein codes for MTNDVVVGIDGGGTRTRVIVANVGGRVLGTAERGGASTEFNDPEKARQNLREGVKTALADAERTPGDVAELTAGIGGLATPQSYTEAEQFLAIDALACETRVVNDAVVAHIGALRDDAGIVAIGGTGSLVFGITADGDQVSNYDCLHYARAGAHNLGERALHALLSGEAPTDWRLGNRLLERWDCESVVTLQSAVRKGDRFTNTLSGNPLDRVAPLITGAAADGDPFARAICDDAIAEVVTGIRLVGGFLETPVAVAPAGSVLLSEYMTAELRRQVTDTEGYRAVKPAMSPVAGAAFDAIDRATGVDDAVVERLTEHAMGHA; via the coding sequence ATGACTAACGACGTGGTTGTCGGCATCGACGGGGGTGGCACCCGGACGCGCGTTATCGTCGCTAATGTTGGTGGACGCGTGCTGGGAACTGCTGAACGGGGTGGCGCGAGTACCGAGTTCAACGACCCAGAAAAAGCGCGGCAGAATCTCCGCGAAGGAGTCAAGACTGCGCTCGCCGATGCTGAGCGAACACCGGGCGACGTAGCGGAACTCACAGCCGGTATCGGGGGACTCGCCACACCCCAGAGCTATACGGAAGCTGAACAGTTCCTCGCTATCGACGCGCTCGCCTGCGAGACGCGCGTGGTTAACGACGCAGTGGTAGCCCACATCGGGGCACTCCGTGACGATGCAGGTATCGTAGCCATTGGTGGCACCGGTTCTCTCGTCTTTGGAATCACGGCTGATGGTGATCAGGTCAGCAACTACGACTGTCTGCACTACGCCCGCGCCGGTGCACACAATCTTGGCGAACGAGCGCTCCACGCACTCCTCAGTGGCGAAGCTCCCACGGACTGGCGACTCGGGAATCGACTACTGGAGCGCTGGGACTGCGAGTCGGTAGTCACCCTCCAATCGGCCGTCCGCAAGGGAGACCGGTTCACCAACACGTTGTCTGGGAATCCACTCGATCGTGTGGCACCGTTGATCACAGGCGCAGCAGCAGACGGAGATCCCTTTGCACGAGCCATCTGCGATGACGCAATTGCAGAGGTTGTGACCGGTATCCGACTCGTCGGTGGGTTTCTTGAAACGCCTGTAGCCGTTGCTCCGGCAGGCAGCGTACTCCTGAGTGAGTACATGACCGCCGAACTTCGTCGACAGGTTACGGACACCGAAGGCTACCGGGCTGTGAAACCGGCGATGAGCCCTGTCGCAGGCGCGGCCTTCGACGCTATCGACCGAGCAACCGGCGTCGACGATGCGGTGGTAGAACGACTGACGGAGCACGCTATGGGGCACGCTTGA
- a CDS encoding geranylgeranylglycerol-phosphate geranylgeranyltransferase, with product MDRLRGLVELTRPVNAIAAGVLTLIGAYVAGGIATESFQAGMAGAATVLAAGAGNTINDYFDREIDRINAPDRPIPRGAVTPREALIFSVVSFIVAIVLAFTLPTLAIAIAAVDLVALIAYTELFKGLPGVGNVVVACLGGSTFLFGGAAVAGNDLAMASSNLAVVGTLAVLAALSTITREIVKDVEDIVGDREEGLNTLPIAIGERASLSLALACTILTVLVSPLPYLLGTFGIAYLVVVIPADVILLLASVESFRDPTAAQSHIKYGMFLAAAAFVAGRAVPLSL from the coding sequence ATGGACAGGCTGCGTGGATTGGTCGAACTCACTCGCCCCGTGAATGCCATTGCCGCCGGAGTACTCACACTCATCGGCGCGTACGTTGCTGGTGGTATCGCTACCGAATCATTTCAGGCCGGGATGGCTGGTGCAGCCACCGTTCTTGCAGCCGGGGCGGGGAACACGATCAACGACTACTTCGATCGGGAGATCGATCGAATCAATGCTCCTGATCGACCGATCCCTCGTGGTGCGGTTACGCCGCGTGAGGCTCTTATCTTCAGCGTCGTAAGCTTCATCGTCGCGATCGTGCTGGCATTCACGCTCCCGACGCTCGCTATCGCCATTGCAGCGGTCGACCTCGTTGCCCTCATCGCCTATACTGAGCTGTTCAAGGGTCTTCCCGGCGTCGGCAACGTCGTCGTCGCCTGCCTCGGTGGCAGTACGTTCCTGTTTGGTGGTGCGGCAGTGGCAGGTAACGATCTGGCGATGGCAAGCAGTAATCTCGCCGTGGTTGGCACACTTGCAGTGCTGGCTGCACTTTCAACGATCACACGCGAAATCGTGAAAGATGTCGAGGATATTGTCGGTGATCGAGAGGAGGGACTCAACACGTTACCGATCGCTATCGGTGAACGAGCATCGCTTTCTCTCGCGCTCGCGTGTACTATTCTTACTGTTCTCGTAAGTCCGCTCCCCTACCTTCTCGGAACATTCGGTATCGCGTATCTCGTGGTTGTTATCCCGGCAGATGTGATCCTCCTTCTCGCGTCCGTCGAGAGCTTTCGTGATCCGACAGCCGCCCAGTCCCACATTAAATACGGGATGTTCCTCGCGGCAGCAGCGTTCGTCGCCGGTCGAGCAGTTCCACTATCTCTATAA
- a CDS encoding CoA-binding protein: MATQPSGDDILRTILDHDTIAVVGCSSTPGKDAHEIPKYMDENGYTVIPVNPYADEILGRTAHDSLGDVDTEIDVVNVFRPSEEVADIVDDVLEREDVRAVWLQLGIRDDEAGQRIESSEREFVQDRCMKVEHKRLV, encoded by the coding sequence ATGGCCACACAGCCATCGGGCGACGATATCCTTCGCACGATTCTCGATCACGACACCATCGCTGTCGTCGGCTGTTCGTCGACACCTGGTAAAGACGCACACGAAATCCCGAAATATATGGATGAGAACGGATACACGGTTATTCCCGTCAATCCGTACGCAGACGAGATCCTCGGACGAACAGCCCACGATTCACTCGGCGATGTCGATACCGAGATCGATGTCGTCAACGTATTCCGACCGAGCGAAGAAGTCGCTGACATCGTCGATGATGTTCTTGAACGGGAGGACGTGCGTGCCGTCTGGCTCCAGCTCGGTATCCGAGACGACGAAGCTGGCCAGCGTATTGAATCGTCCGAACGAGAGTTCGTTCAAGATCGCTGCATGAAAGTGGAACACAAGCGGCTGGTCTAA
- a CDS encoding H-type lectin domain-containing protein, with amino-acid sequence MVRDKSRRRFLQLAAAGATSAGVSRIATTRGRALPAVGGPSVIGQTGRIVAGQSDPDRWARVSFDIPFALTPVVIMNPVTANEAAPVDVHIRKVTRNGFEFRLEEWDYQDGEHAAEELHFLAMARGVHELVGALLNAEAGFVAANTTAQSVSFTQSFSQRPTVFAQAQTHNGRRGDAAGKGDSITTRVDVAGTNQFTVKLQEQERYQQFHRSETVGYIALEPGEGILDPPLGKLDSILGGFEVDATTQTVTHDDYPLEFANDYDSPICLADMQTLAGHNTATTRVSDIDGTGATVAVEEEQSADTEVEHVPEAIGYAVFEDDALLYV; translated from the coding sequence ATGGTCCGAGACAAGTCTCGTCGCCGATTTTTGCAATTGGCGGCTGCTGGTGCAACATCAGCCGGAGTTAGTCGTATCGCAACTACCCGAGGGCGGGCACTGCCTGCCGTCGGTGGTCCCTCGGTCATCGGCCAAACTGGCCGAATCGTCGCTGGTCAGAGCGATCCCGACCGCTGGGCCCGTGTCTCATTCGATATCCCGTTTGCACTCACCCCCGTCGTTATCATGAACCCCGTCACCGCAAACGAGGCGGCACCCGTCGATGTCCACATCCGGAAGGTTACCCGGAACGGCTTTGAGTTCCGCCTCGAAGAGTGGGATTACCAAGACGGCGAGCACGCCGCCGAAGAACTACACTTCCTTGCGATGGCACGCGGTGTCCACGAACTCGTCGGCGCACTCCTCAACGCCGAAGCTGGCTTCGTCGCCGCTAACACCACTGCACAGAGCGTCTCCTTCACGCAGTCGTTCTCCCAGCGCCCCACCGTCTTTGCACAGGCACAGACGCATAACGGCCGCCGCGGCGATGCCGCCGGCAAGGGCGATTCCATCACCACCCGCGTCGACGTCGCGGGCACCAACCAGTTCACCGTCAAACTCCAAGAACAGGAGCGCTACCAACAGTTCCACCGCTCGGAAACGGTTGGCTACATCGCGCTCGAACCCGGTGAGGGCATCCTCGATCCGCCGCTTGGCAAGCTCGATTCGATCCTCGGCGGCTTCGAAGTCGACGCCACCACCCAGACCGTCACGCACGACGATTACCCACTCGAGTTCGCAAACGACTACGACTCACCCATCTGCCTCGCCGACATGCAGACACTCGCCGGGCACAACACCGCCACCACCCGCGTGAGCGATATCGACGGAACTGGTGCAACCGTCGCTGTCGAGGAAGAACAGAGTGCTGACACCGAAGTCGAACACGTCCCCGAAGCCATCGGCTACGCCGTCTTCGAAGACGACGCCCTCCTCTACGTCTGA